The DNA segment GAACACATCTAAAAGGTTAAACTGTTTCACCCAGATTAGGCGCTCCTCGGCTAAGCTGAGTAAATCTTCAAGAATGGCTAAATCCGTTAAGACAATCTTCTCAATGTTTGGGCGTCTTACCTTAACTACAACTTGCTCGCCTGATGGAAGGAGAGCTTTATGTACTTGACCTATAGAGGCTGCTGCTATAGGCTCCTCATCAAAATCGTGATAGATCTCATGTAGAGGGGCGTGAAGGTCCTCTTCAATGATGGACTTTACTTCTTGATAGGAGAATGGTGGGACATGGTCTTGAAGTCTGCTCAATTCACTAATTAAATAATCCGGAAAAATGTCAGATCGAGTGCTTGCCACTTGCCCAAGTTTAATGAACGTAGGTCCTAGCTCTTCTAAGAGTAAGCGAAGTCGTTCTGCAGTAGAGCGATAGTAATTTGGGTCTTTCTTTTTTTTCGGTGTTCTCACAAAGTCTAGAAGTCCAAGATCACGAACTAAGTGACCGAACCCATAATGAAAAAGAGCTGTCAGTATGTCTTGGTATCGTTGAATATAGCGAATGCGTTTTTTAATCAATGCTTGGTCACCTCCAACTCTATAAAAAGAGACAAAAAACGCAAAGCGGCGGATCTTTAAAAAGAACCGCCATTTTTGTTTCTGGTCTGAGTATCTGTTTTACTGTTTTGGAATGGATTGTTCTAATTCTCTAATTCTGCGCTCTAATGCTTCCACTTCTTCTTTTGTTGCGATATTCATAGAACGAAGCATTTGTTGAACACGTTCTTGAACAATGCCATCAATTTGTTTTTGAGTTTGACTTCCTTTTTCAATTAAATCTTCCACAAGATTTTCTGATTCAGAACGTTTGATCTCGCCCTTTTTGACTAAATCATCTACCGCTTTTTCAATTTGTTCCTTACTAGCTACGGCAGCACCTAAACCAAGTGAATACACATTATTCAATATACTTCTGACCATGATCACATTCCTCCTGGTTAATCTCAAACGCCTGACGAGATTATTCTGTTATCTAACCCTAATACTACCTTACTTTATCGAAAATGAAAATCAATAGCCTTGTGAACGTTTATGAAGATGATTCTTCATAAGCTTGGAGATACAAGGCGTCGCCCTCAATCCATTCCCCGTATAAGATCTCTTCACACTTCTTATAACCTTGTTTATGAATTTCTTTTTGGAGCCAGGTTTCTGTAAGGTTTGCTGTTTCTAGGTTTTTCTTTGATATCTCTCCATCAAGGATCACTAACAATGGAAGAGGGACAGGAGAAGGCTTGATATTAAGCTCTTGGTTCTTTGGCGTGTCAAATGGGTGTTTCTTTAAAACCGTAATGGTCCCATCGGTTTCGAGGACTCCGTGTTCTACTTCATTAATAGAGAAAGCTCCTTTATCCCTTAACAGATGCTGCAGCTGATTAATGTCTAATTTATTTTTCTTTAACGCTTTAAAATCAACCTTTCCTTTATAGATCACAATGGAAGGGCTGCCTTCAAGCCATGAGCGGGATCTTCTAATTTTCTGTGTAATGATTTCAATCAAATAAATCAACGTTCCCCAGATTGCAATGGCAACAAGCACCCTAAAAATACTCACCTCGTCATCATAGATCGCATTACCAACGAGTTCCCCAACAACTAAGGCTGAGACAAAGTCAAAGGGAGAAAGCTGTGATAGCTGATTTTTCCCGAGAATTTTTGTTAATAATAATAAAGCAAAAAAGCCAACAATTAATTCAACAGTCAGAGAACCATAAGTAGAATCAAGCATATAACAATTCCTTTCATTTAACGTGTTTCTTAGTTTGAACGAAAAGCCGATTGTTATCCGAGAAAAAAACATGCGTTTGTTGTTATAAAATAACGCACTAACTCAAATGCTAAGTGAAATGATCGACGCAAATAAGTGAAGGATGGATGTTATGTATAAGAGGGTTATAAGCATTTGGGTGATGAGCCTACTTGTTCTCACGGCTTGTGGTGGGGCAAAGAATATAAAGTCTCTTTCAGGCGAAGATATGAATCCTGTCGTAAGCCAAAGTGACATAAATCAAGCAAAAGAGCTCGTGCTTCAAATGGAAGAAGTGACTGATGTTAAAGGAATTCAATATGAACATTTATTATTCCTTGATCCAAAAGTGAAGCAACTGGATCGTCTTAAGCTAAAGCATATCCGACAGGAGGCTTTTAAACGAGTAAAGGATGAGTTTCCTGAATCAAAAGTCCATGTGTCCACAGATCGAAAAATTTACATGGAGCTTGAAAAACTGGAACAACAATTAGCAGATGAAAAGATCGCGGCAGATGAATTAAAGAAGAAACTAGAGAAACTAGAAGAAGATATGAAGGGGTAGTGTAGATGGCAACAAATAAATTAAACCCAGAACAAAAGCAATATCAGCAACTTGCCAAAAAGCATGAGAAAAAAAGACCTGTTCTTAAGAATTGTATACGAGCATTTCTAGTTGGAGGTCTTATTTGTGTAATAGGTCAAGGGATCTCTATTTTCTTTTATACCTTTTTTGATTTCACTGAAAAAACAGCAGGTAATCCAACCGTCGCAGTTCTTATCTTACTATCTACCTTACTAACAGGTTTTGGCGTTTACGATCGAATTGCTCAATTCTCTGGTGCGGGAACGGCTGTACCTGTCACGGGGTTTGCAAATTCGGTTGCATCTGCGGCGATCGAACATCGTACAGAAGGATATGTGCTGGGTGTAGGTGGAAATATGTTCAAACTTGCAGGTTCAGTTATTGTATTTGGGACAGTTGCAGCATTTTTTGTGGCCATTATTAAAACCATCGTTCAAGGAGGGTTTTAAATGCTAGTAGGAAAACAAAGCTGGGTATTCGAAAGCAAACCGGTTATTCGTTCAACCGGGACAATAGGTGGACCTTTTGAAGCGAATGGTCGTTTGGCGGATGAATTTGATCTGTTGCATGATAACCTTTGGATGGGCCAGGGTTCATATGAAAAAGCACAAACCGTTTTAATTGAACAAGCATGTGAAAAGGCGATTGAGAAAGGTGGGCTGACAAAGGATCAAATACAGTTTATGTTGTCTGGCGATCTGGTTAATCAACTAACTCCTTCGACATTTGCAGGAAGAAGTCTTAAGATTCCTTATCTCGGACTTTTTGGTGCTTGTTCTACTTCAATGGAAGGTCTTGCAATGGCTGCGTACCTCATTCAAACAAGGGGAGCAAAACATGCTGTTGCTGTAGCATCCAGTCATAACGCAGCCACAGAAAAGCAATTTCGCTATCCAACTGAGTACGGTGGGCAAAAACCGCCAACCGCACAATGGACGGTAACAGCAGCAGGTGCAGCTGTTGTATCACATGAAGGTAATGGTCCACGAGTGACGGCCGCAACGATTGGGCGAATTATTGATATGGGATTGTCTGATCCATTTAATATGGGCGGAGCGATGGCACCTGCTGCGGTTGATACGCTAGAAGCACATTTTCGTGATACTGGAAAAAGCCCTGAGGATTACGATCTGATTGTGAGTGGTGATCTAGGTGAGATTGGACTCGCCATTGCCAAAGAATTGTGTGAGCAAAGAGGAATCGTGTTAAAGGAAAACCAGTTTAAAGACTGTGGCCTCATGATTTATAAGGAAGATCAACCTGTACTTGCTGGAGCGAGTGGCCCGGGATGCTCCGCTGTTGTTACATATGGTCATCTGTTAAACCGAATGAAAAAAGGTGAGTTAAATCGCATTCTTGTGATTGCAACAGGTGCTCTTTTATCGCCACTTTCATTTCAACAAAAGGAATCCATCCCTTGTATTGCACATGCTGTATCAATCGAAGCAGAGGGGGTGAGAGCTTGATCTTTCTTTGGGCTTTCCTCGTTGGAGGGTTAATCTGTGTCATTGGACAACTTTTAATGGATGTAGGTGGTCTAACGCCAGCTCACACCATGTCTACACTTGTTGTAAGCGGCGCCGTCTTAAATGGAATTGGCGTTTACGATCGACTCATTGATTTTGCTGGAGCAGGTGTAACGGTTCCGATTACCAGCTTCGGTAACTCCCTTGTTCAAGGGGCGATGGATGAAGTGGCTCGAAACGGTATCATTGGTGTATTAACAGGGATATTCGAGGTGACAAGTGCCGGGATTTCTGCCGCGATTATCTTTGGTTTCTTAGCTTCTCTTATCTTTAAACCAAAAGGCTAATGCTGAATGGCTTCGTATTTAATATCATGGTTTGTGTAAGCAAGCTGAATCTCACCATTTGAATTAATGGTACAAAGAAAAATGGAATCGTACGTCTGAATACCCTTCTGGTTTAATTTATCCAGGAGGTTTTTTTTGTTTATTTTGAGTCTCTTTAATATTTCTTCTTGAATTTCACCTTCAATAATGACAGGGTAGGCGATCCCTCCAGGCGTTTTTTGAATCCCTAGATCCTCAATTGAAGGAGATTGTTTCTCTGCTTTCTTATATATGCTGAGCTCACCACTCGCTTCAATAATACCAAGTTCTATTTCATCTAGATCAAATACGCTTTTGCTTCGTGCCATTTCTAAAATGTTATCTAAAGAGTACCGAATACTTTTTATATTTTGGACTAGAATTTTCCCATTTCGAATGACAACTGTTGGCTCAAATGAAATCCATTTTCCAAAGGTACGATTTCGGATAGCTAGCTTTGACACAAAGACTTGAAGTAAACAGATGCAGATGATAGCAAAGGCTGTTGGCAGGTGTTTTACACTAGGATCAGCAATGTCTGCTCCAACAACAGAAGCAAGAGAAATAATGATTAGAAAATCAAAGATGGGGAGCTCCCCGATCGAACGTTTTCCCATATACATCGTCATAACGAGAAGTAAAGGGAAAATGGTAATGATTCTTAAAATTATGAGTCCTAAATCTTTTAGTTCTTCTACCACCCGAATCACTCTTTCATTTTTTAGCTAGTCTGCTCACTTCTCTTTTTTCTAAACCCTATAACCCGTCATAAAAAAGGTTGTCCGGCATAGACATGTTGGTAAGAAGTCAGGGGACAATCCTTGAAGACAGGAACGAGGCGAGGAGCAGATGATAAAAAAGATCAGTTTATTAGTACTATCCGTATTGCTGTTAACGATGGGATGGACAACCGGGCTTGTAAAAGCAGAAGCAAACATTGGGGTCTCTGCGCAAGCTGCTGTCTTAATGGAGCAGTCTACCGGCAGAGTGTTATATGGGAAAAACGAACACGAACCGATGCGGATCGCAAGCATAACAAAGATCATGACAGCCATTCTCGCCATTGAGTCCGGTAAACTAAATGAGACTGTTACCGTGTCTGATCGAGCATTTGGAACAGAAGGATCTTCACTCTACCTACAAGCTGGGGAGAAGGTGTTACTCGAAGACTTGGTGTATGGATTAATGATGAGAAGTGGCAATGATGCGGCAATGGCTATTGCTGAACATGTAGGAGGAAGCGTCGAGGGCTTTGTTCTACTTATGAATCAGAAAGCAGAAGAGATAGGGATGGAGCACACAACGTTTCAAAATCCACATGGCTTAGATGATCTTGAAAATCATCGCTCCAGCGCATATGACATGGCTCTTCTAACTCAGTATGCGATGACCAATGAGACGTATAAAACGATCTCAAGTACAAGTGATTATCGGACAAAAGAAGGAACGACTCGAGTATTTCACAACAAGAACAAGCTACTTACCCAGCTTTATAAGTATTCAACTGGTGGAAAAACAGGATATACGAAGCTGGCCCATCGGACGCTTGTGTCAACAGCAACTAAAAACGATCTTGATTTGATCGTTGTCACACTTGATGCGCCAAGTGATTGGGATGATCATATGAATCTCTTTAATTGGGCATTTGATCAAGTAAAGCTTCAGGAGGTTGTTCAAGAGGGGCCTATTTCACTTGTTAAGGACGAGTACTATAAAGGAAGAGTCTATTCAAAGCAATCGTATTTTTACCCGATTAAGAAAAACGAGTTGAACAAGTTAAATCAAGAAGTAACACTCGTTACACCTCCCGTAGCTGAGGAAAAATTGACTGAACCTGTTGGCAAGCTAACTGTGAAAATGGATCAAGAAGTTCTGACAAGTATTCCACTTTATTATGATCCTCCAACCGTAGAAGAAAAGCGCTCCTTTTGGAATCGGTTGTTTGGAGTGATCCAGGTCGTAGTGGGGGTCCAAGCAAATGATCAATAAAATTTGGATGTCGATGTTTGTGATTGGCGTTCTTTTTGCAGCCTGGAATGGGACGATGGACCAAGTGAATGCAGCCATATTTTCAGGTGCAAAGGAGGGTGTTGCCATCTGTCTCGGTCTAATCAGTGTACTCGCATTTTGGTTAGGTTTAATGAAAATTGCCGAGGTATCTGGTCTTCTCGCAACATTTGCTAAAATGTTACGTCCTCTTGCTACAAAGATTTTTCCGGAGGTTCCTGCTAACCATCCGGCAATGGGGTATATCCTAAGTAATATCACGGCTAATATGTTTGGTCTTGGGAATGCTGCTACACCAATGGGAATTAAAGCAATGGAGCAATTAAAACAACTTAACCATAATCGAGATTCAGCCAGTCGCTCCATGGTGACGCTACTCGCTTTGAATACGGCATGTATTACGTTTATTCCAACAACCGTTATATCAATTCGGATGAGTTACGGCTCTGCTTCTCCAACAGATATTGTCGGACCAACGATTATGGCATCTGCTTGTGCATTCATTGGAGCCATAATCATTGATCGCATCTTTTATATGAGAAAGATGAGAAAGCAGCGAACAATATGAGTTGGTTAACGGAACTCTCAATCTGGTTTATTCCCTTTTTAATTGGCGGCATTTTAGTGTATGGAACGATTAAAAAAGTTCCAACCTATGAAACGTTTGTAGAAGGTGCTAAGGAAGGGTTTGGGATGTCGATCTCCATTATTCCATATTTAGTGGGAATGATGGTGGCAATCTCTGTATTCAGAGCCTCGGGTGCCCTTGATTTTATAATGAACGCGATGTCACCTCTGTTTCATTTAATAGGTGTTCCCGGTGAGATCGTGCCACTAGCATTGTTGCGTCCTGTTTCAGGAACAGGAGCGCTTGCCTTAATGAGTGATTTAATTGCCACTCACGGGCCGGACTCATTTATCGGGCGACTGGCAGCGACGATGCAAGGTAGTACCGATACTACCTTTTATATCTTAACCGTTTACTTCGGAGCTGTCGGTGTAAAGAAGATGGGAGATGCGCTTAAAGTAGGCTTGCTCGCTGATTTAGTTGGTATTGTGGCTTCTATCGTTATTATTACGATTTTATTCCATGGAGTATGAGTTCGCATAGGACTAATGATCACTAGGTGATGTCATTAGTCTTTTTTTTATTTTGAATGTTGCCTAACTATGTAATCACCCATGCTTGATCTACGTTAATTTTTTGTCTAATCTTGTGTAATGACGCTTCTGGGGGTATGATGGTACGTGAGGTGAATGATAATGGAACGGTTACAAAAAGTGATTGCCCACGCAGGCGTTGCATCCAGACGAAAAGCAGAGGAATTAATCCTCCAGGGACGGGTGTCAGTGAACGGAAAACCCGTGACTGAATTAGGTGTAAAAGTACAAGCAAATCGAGATAAAATTGAAGTGGATGGTGTTCCGATCGATAAGGAAGAACCTGTTTACTTTCTTTTATATAAACCGAGTGGAGTCATTTCAAGTGTAAGTGATGATCGCGACCGAAAAGTAGTCACTGATTATGTTCAAGTGGAACAGCGGGTCTTTCCTGTAGGACGCTTAGATTATGAAACATCCGGTTTAATTTTACTGACAAACGATGGAGAATTTGCCAATCTTCTCATGCATCCTCGACACACCATTAACAAGGTGTATGTAGCTAAGGTAGAAGGTATCCCAACAAAAGAAAACTTAAGACGACTTGAAAAGGGGATCATGCTAGAAGATGGGAAGACAGCCCCAGCTCAAGTTAAGCTTATGACCGTGGACAAGAAAAAAAATACAGCGATTGTGAGATTAAGCATTCACGAAGGTCGCAATCGTCAAGTTCGTCGCATGTTTGAAGCAGTTGGCCATGGAGTTCAGAAGCTAAAACGTGAGGAATACAGCTTCCTGACGCTAAAAGGGATGAACCCAGGTGACGTGCGTCCGCTTAAACCAATTGAGGTTAAGCATCTTCGTGAGCTTGCTGTCACGAAACCGTCATAAAACAAAAAGACAAGTAGTACAAGATAACGCTATACTAGAAACAGGCTGGCATCAGCCTGTTTTTAACTCATTCTTTCATGCAGTATGTGAGAACTTTGTACGTATAGGAGGTAGCTACGATGAAAAGAAAACGGTTAATTATGAGGTCGTCTATCTTATTTGCCATAGTTGTAGCAGTAGGAGCAACCATTTACTTTAACTTTATGAAAGATCATAGTATTGCCCAAGCAGGAAATGCGACAATTGACTTCTCCCTTAAGGATTTAGATGATGAAACTCACCAACTATCAGACTATGAAGGAAAAGGCGTAATGTTAAATTTCTGGGGAACGTACTGTCCTCCATGTGAACGTGAGATGCCTTATATGGAATCTCAATATCAAGAATACAAGGAAAAGGGTGTTGAGATTCTAGCAGTCAATGTAAATGAAGCGCCACTTGCAGTAAACACATTTGTAAACCGCTATGATCTTAGTTTTCCTATCTTACTAGATAAAAATATGCAAGTATCAGAAGCGTATGGGGTTCGGCCGCTTCCAACGACAATTTTAATAAATGAAAGCGGTATGATTACGAAGGTTCATCAAGGTGAAATGAACGAGGCCATGATTAATGAATTCTTAGATTCAATTGTGCCTAACGAGTAAGCGAGGTGTTAGAAGTTGAGTAACGTACAGTGTGAATGTGGTCAAGCCAACTCCGAAGGTACGCTAATTTGTCAAAAGTGTGGAAAACCTCTTGAGAAAACGGAGACCGAAGCACCATTGCTTAATATGCGATATGAAGGAGCTGCTCGTCGATCAAAAACATACACGAGCACAATCATAGATAAAATCTGGATGTTCTTTTCATCAGTTAAGGTTGGAATTTGGATTTTAGTAATCCTACTATTTGCTTCTGCATTAGGGAGTATTTTTCCACAGGAGGTTTTTATCCCTGCGGACCAGAATGCATCAATCTATTATAAAGAAGAGTATGGATTCTTAGGTCAGCTGTATTATGATGTTGGCTTTCATAACTTATATGGCTCGTGGTGGTATATGCTGCTATTGGCATCACTTGGGGTGTCATTAATTATTGCAAGCTTGGATCGTGTGGTTCCTCTTTATAAATCCTTATCAAAGCAGCGAATTACACGCCATCCGATGTTTTTAAAAAAGCAACGACTCTTTTCAAAAACAGAAGAAAGTAATGTCGATCAAGAGCAAATGATCAACGCCGTAAAATCAAATTTATCAAAAAAGCATTACAAAATTAGAGAGGAAAATGGAAATCTACTAGCCGAGAAAAACCGCTTTGCTAGATGGGGCCCTTATGTGAATCATGTAGGGATTATCATTTTTCTAATTGGGTGTATGCTGCGGTATTTTCCTGGTATGTATGTTGATGAATCAATGTGGGTTCGTGAGGGGGAGGAAGCAAGAGTCCCAGGAACGGATTCAACCCTGTTTGTACATAATGAACGATTTTTTGTTGAGTACTACGATGAATCAGATCCAACGTTTCAAGAAGCGCTTGAGCGAAATGGTGATCCCGTTGTTAAAACGTTTCAAACCGATGCCGTTTTGCTAGCGACCGAAGAAACGGGAGTGATCGGTGAATCAAGTGAGAAAAAGGAAGTAGCCAGACAAGAAATTCGTGTAAATGAACCCTTATCATATGAAGGTCTTTCCTTATATCAGACACAGTATAAGTTAAATGAACTTAATGAATTGTCCTTTACATTAGAAAATAAAGAGACAGGCGAAACGTATGGTCGAATGGATATCGATCTGTTTGATCCTGAAGAAGTGTATGAACTTGAAGAAGGATATAAAGTCGAAGTATTAGGGTATTTCCCTGATTACTTTATGAACGATCAAAACCAGCCGTCAACTCGTTCGCGTGTGCCCGATAATCCTTATTTCTTCTTTAAAATGTACACGCCTGATACACCAGAGGGTGAAGTAAGCTTCGTAGGAATCCAAGATAACCGGGAACCACTAGGTGAAACGGAATACAAGATGACGTTTGTGGATGTTGTAATGAAAAATGTAAGTATTTTGACTGTGCGTAAGGATTATACGATTCCATTCCTTATTGTAGGTGGAGCAATCTTTATGATTGGTTTAGTCCAAGGAGCTTATTGGACGCATCGTCGAATTTGGTTACAAAAGGTTGACAATGAATGGTGGATCGCTGGCCATACAAATAAAAGCTGGCTTGCCTTGCAACGTGATATCGGATTTGTTGCAGAGGGTACGGGCCTGAACGAGACAGTCGATCAGTCAGAAGATAAACAGAAAAAGAAAGAAGCTCAGGAGGGTTCATAATGGCTGCAGCAAGTGGAACACTTATGCTTATTGCGTTTTTTCTTTATTTGGCTTCAACGATTGCATTTGCAGTTGCTGTTACAGGGAAGAAGTGGAGAAATAAACAAGGAGAAATGAAGGGGAATCGCTGGGGAACATTTGGCTTTATTTTTAGTATACTTGCTGCCGTTTGTTCTTTAAGCTATTTTATTCTAAGGTGGTCTGTTGCTGGACATCCACCTGTAAGTAATATGTTCGAGTATATGACGTTTTTAGGCATTGCTATGGGGCTTGCATTCATTTTAATCTATAGTCTCTATCGTAACAACGTAATCGGTATGTTTACCATGCCAACAGTTATGCTCTTAATAGCTTATGCGTCTCTCTTTCCAAGAGAGGTTGCACCACTTATTCCGGCCCTACAAAGTAACTGGTTAAAGATTCACGTCATTACAACGGCTCTTGGTCAAGGAATTTTATCAATCGGATTTGCAGCCGGACTTGTTTATTTAATTCGAACATTGGATTACTCCAAGCCTGGATTAAAAACAGCAGCTCTTGAGTGGATTATGTATGCAATCACAAGTTTAGTTGGTTATATTGGGATTGGATATTTATTTAGATTATTTAATTATGAAGCTGTCTTTCAATACATAAATGAATTTGATGCAGAAGCTCAAATGACATACACCTTACCTGCGATTGTTGGACCAAACGAAGGGGAACTGTTAACGGATGGACGTATGCAGCCCTTGTTTCATGTGTGGGCTGATATTCGTAGTGATGACTTAAATACAGTTATCTGGTCGTTTATTGCCGGGATTGTGATATATGTACTTTTACGCCTTGTGTTACGAAAAAGAATTGGACATGCCATTCAACCTCTATTAAAATCAGTGAACCCTGAGCAGGTGGATGAAGTGAGTTACCGCGCCATCGCCATTGGTTTTCCGATCTTTGCATTAGGCGGGCTTGTCTTTGCGATGATTTGGGCTCAAATTGCCTGGACACGTTTTTGGGGTTGGGATCCAAAAGAAGTATGGGCGCTTATTACCTTTTTATTTTATGCTGTATACTTACATTTACGTTTATCAAATGGATGGCATGGAGAAAAGTCAGCCTGGTTATGTGTTATCGGGTTCGCCATCATTATGTTTAATCTAGTATTTGTTAATTTAGTCATTGCTGGTCTGCATTCGTATGCATAAGATCACTTCATGTGACTGAAATAATGAAGACATGGTACACTACAAGTATTAGAGCTTGTAAGTACTTGAAGGAGGCCCTAGCCTTATGGATCAACAAGAAGCAAGAATATTGGTTGTAGATGACGAGGAAAGAATTCGTCGCTTACTCCGGATGTATTTAGAGAGAGAAAATTACTCAATTGAAGAAGCAACAAATGGCCAAAAAGCGTTAGAAATGGCCCTTGAGACTGAATACGATTT comes from the Alkalihalobacillus sp. FSL W8-0930 genome and includes:
- the spoVAE gene encoding stage V sporulation protein AE; protein product: MIFLWAFLVGGLICVIGQLLMDVGGLTPAHTMSTLVVSGAVLNGIGVYDRLIDFAGAGVTVPITSFGNSLVQGAMDEVARNGIIGVLTGIFEVTSAGISAAIIFGFLASLIFKPKG
- the spoVAC gene encoding stage V sporulation protein AC, with amino-acid sequence MATNKLNPEQKQYQQLAKKHEKKRPVLKNCIRAFLVGGLICVIGQGISIFFYTFFDFTEKTAGNPTVAVLILLSTLLTGFGVYDRIAQFSGAGTAVPVTGFANSVASAAIEHRTEGYVLGVGGNMFKLAGSVIVFGTVAAFFVAIIKTIVQGGF
- a CDS encoding phasin family protein — encoded protein: MVRSILNNVYSLGLGAAVASKEQIEKAVDDLVKKGEIKRSESENLVEDLIEKGSQTQKQIDGIVQERVQQMLRSMNIATKEEVEALERRIRELEQSIPKQ
- a CDS encoding pseudouridine synthase, translating into MERLQKVIAHAGVASRRKAEELILQGRVSVNGKPVTELGVKVQANRDKIEVDGVPIDKEEPVYFLLYKPSGVISSVSDDRDRKVVTDYVQVEQRVFPVGRLDYETSGLILLTNDGEFANLLMHPRHTINKVYVAKVEGIPTKENLRRLEKGIMLEDGKTAPAQVKLMTVDKKKNTAIVRLSIHEGRNRQVRRMFEAVGHGVQKLKREEYSFLTLKGMNPGDVRPLKPIEVKHLRELAVTKPS
- a CDS encoding DUF421 domain-containing protein; this translates as MVEELKDLGLIILRIITIFPLLLVMTMYMGKRSIGELPIFDFLIIISLASVVGADIADPSVKHLPTAFAIICICLLQVFVSKLAIRNRTFGKWISFEPTVVIRNGKILVQNIKSIRYSLDNILEMARSKSVFDLDEIELGIIEASGELSIYKKAEKQSPSIEDLGIQKTPGGIAYPVIIEGEIQEEILKRLKINKKNLLDKLNQKGIQTYDSIFLCTINSNGEIQLAYTNHDIKYEAIQH
- a CDS encoding nucleoside recognition domain-containing protein — translated: MINKIWMSMFVIGVLFAAWNGTMDQVNAAIFSGAKEGVAICLGLISVLAFWLGLMKIAEVSGLLATFAKMLRPLATKIFPEVPANHPAMGYILSNITANMFGLGNAATPMGIKAMEQLKQLNHNRDSASRSMVTLLALNTACITFIPTTVISIRMSYGSASPTDIVGPTIMASACAFIGAIIIDRIFYMRKMRKQRTI
- the spoVAD gene encoding stage V sporulation protein AD, encoding MLVGKQSWVFESKPVIRSTGTIGGPFEANGRLADEFDLLHDNLWMGQGSYEKAQTVLIEQACEKAIEKGGLTKDQIQFMLSGDLVNQLTPSTFAGRSLKIPYLGLFGACSTSMEGLAMAAYLIQTRGAKHAVAVASSHNAATEKQFRYPTEYGGQKPPTAQWTVTAAGAAVVSHEGNGPRVTAATIGRIIDMGLSDPFNMGGAMAPAAVDTLEAHFRDTGKSPEDYDLIVSGDLGEIGLAIAKELCEQRGIVLKENQFKDCGLMIYKEDQPVLAGASGPGCSAVVTYGHLLNRMKKGELNRILVIATGALLSPLSFQQKESIPCIAHAVSIEAEGVRA
- a CDS encoding spore maturation protein, producing MSWLTELSIWFIPFLIGGILVYGTIKKVPTYETFVEGAKEGFGMSISIIPYLVGMMVAISVFRASGALDFIMNAMSPLFHLIGVPGEIVPLALLRPVSGTGALALMSDLIATHGPDSFIGRLAATMQGSTDTTFYILTVYFGAVGVKKMGDALKVGLLADLVGIVASIVIITILFHGV
- a CDS encoding thiol-disulfide oxidoreductase ResA, whose product is MKRKRLIMRSSILFAIVVAVGATIYFNFMKDHSIAQAGNATIDFSLKDLDDETHQLSDYEGKGVMLNFWGTYCPPCEREMPYMESQYQEYKEKGVEILAVNVNEAPLAVNTFVNRYDLSFPILLDKNMQVSEAYGVRPLPTTILINESGMITKVHQGEMNEAMINEFLDSIVPNE
- a CDS encoding D-alanyl-D-alanine carboxypeptidase family protein, which encodes MIKKISLLVLSVLLLTMGWTTGLVKAEANIGVSAQAAVLMEQSTGRVLYGKNEHEPMRIASITKIMTAILAIESGKLNETVTVSDRAFGTEGSSLYLQAGEKVLLEDLVYGLMMRSGNDAAMAIAEHVGGSVEGFVLLMNQKAEEIGMEHTTFQNPHGLDDLENHRSSAYDMALLTQYAMTNETYKTISSTSDYRTKEGTTRVFHNKNKLLTQLYKYSTGGKTGYTKLAHRTLVSTATKNDLDLIVVTLDAPSDWDDHMNLFNWAFDQVKLQEVVQEGPISLVKDEYYKGRVYSKQSYFYPIKKNELNKLNQEVTLVTPPVAEEKLTEPVGKLTVKMDQEVLTSIPLYYDPPTVEEKRSFWNRLFGVIQVVVGVQANDQ
- a CDS encoding cytochrome c biogenesis protein ResB, with protein sequence MSNVQCECGQANSEGTLICQKCGKPLEKTETEAPLLNMRYEGAARRSKTYTSTIIDKIWMFFSSVKVGIWILVILLFASALGSIFPQEVFIPADQNASIYYKEEYGFLGQLYYDVGFHNLYGSWWYMLLLASLGVSLIIASLDRVVPLYKSLSKQRITRHPMFLKKQRLFSKTEESNVDQEQMINAVKSNLSKKHYKIREENGNLLAEKNRFARWGPYVNHVGIIIFLIGCMLRYFPGMYVDESMWVREGEEARVPGTDSTLFVHNERFFVEYYDESDPTFQEALERNGDPVVKTFQTDAVLLATEETGVIGESSEKKEVARQEIRVNEPLSYEGLSLYQTQYKLNELNELSFTLENKETGETYGRMDIDLFDPEEVYELEEGYKVEVLGYFPDYFMNDQNQPSTRSRVPDNPYFFFKMYTPDTPEGEVSFVGIQDNREPLGETEYKMTFVDVVMKNVSILTVRKDYTIPFLIVGGAIFMIGLVQGAYWTHRRIWLQKVDNEWWIAGHTNKSWLALQRDIGFVAEGTGLNETVDQSEDKQKKKEAQEGS
- a CDS encoding DUF421 domain-containing protein, translated to MLDSTYGSLTVELIVGFFALLLLTKILGKNQLSQLSPFDFVSALVVGELVGNAIYDDEVSIFRVLVAIAIWGTLIYLIEIITQKIRRSRSWLEGSPSIVIYKGKVDFKALKKNKLDINQLQHLLRDKGAFSINEVEHGVLETDGTITVLKKHPFDTPKNQELNIKPSPVPLPLLVILDGEISKKNLETANLTETWLQKEIHKQGYKKCEEILYGEWIEGDALYLQAYEESSS